Sequence from the Carassius gibelio isolate Cgi1373 ecotype wild population from Czech Republic chromosome A7, carGib1.2-hapl.c, whole genome shotgun sequence genome:
GCTGGATGAATCAGTGTGGCACAGGCTGACCCGATGGCCAGTGGGTGGATGAGAGCATGTAGAACTGGCACCAGGGTCGGGTGAGCGTTAGAGGTTTGAAAGATCAGATAAGACTGGTTCCACCCCCACCCACACCCTGCCTGTGTGTGGCCCGGCTCTGTCCCTGTGCCCCTGCCAGCGTTTCTGAACCACTCCACTGCCCTGACCCACTTTCTCCAGCTCTATTATACTTGCTCTAGTACTGTGATACTCACTGAGATGCCTATAAAAGCATTCATCGAAAACATCTGTTAGACTGGAAAACATCTGATAAACAGTCAAACCTGAGTGATGTTATTGTGCACTGTAAACACATTAAGATCAACACACCGACAGAACACAGGCCCCACAAAGTTCTTCCGGaccttggtgtgtgtgtgtgtgtgtgtgtgtgtctctaacTCTCTCCCAGTGCCAAAAAAGCGCTTCACTAACAGTCACAGAGCCTGGCTGAAGACAGTCAGCTGACCTACAGTGTAGAGGGACAGCATTATTCAAGCATGAATGAAGCTCAGCTAAACTTGAAAccgtcaaaaaaaaaagtaaacaaaaaacaaaaaaaaagttaagccacattaataaaaccaataaagCTCAtacagaagagaaagaagaggaggAAATGAGCATGAATCCAGCCTCCACATACTACAATAAACAAGAGCACACATTGGGGAACATCAGAAGCACTGCTATCTTAAACCTCACTTTCTCAATCACACATACAAAAATAGACTCGACTTTGAACCGCTTGGGAGTTAGAATAGATTATAATGGCAATTAAAAGACTCTTACATTAgcaatattatattacataaactaTAATAAACTATTAGCAATATATTTTACTGGGGGAATATAACAAACCttaaataatatagttaaaaatctttactttactgtcatttatacatcattgctaaataaaattattatatatatatatataaaaaaaaaaaaaacctgaccatAAACTTTTGAACGTTGTGTATGTTTTTTCCCCTAGACTGAAGTGGTTAGAACAACTTACAGCAgtgatttaaattatatttcttttttgcattacagcaataaaattttcacattttattaatgataaattaatgtGACAGTGCAAAAATGTCTTATTGTAAAAATGATTATTAGTAAAATATAACACTGTTTCTAcaggttttatgaaggtaaattAAAGACTTAAagtaagaacaatttaagtaacACATTGTGTTGTAGTAGTTTTCATTCCTAATTGgcattagggctgaaacgattagtcgacatatatatatatatacacacacacaatgtaaacaatagaaaatgtcaacaaatatttttgttgtctaATAGTTGCTTTGAGGTGATTTGGAGTATAAACACAGCCGAACCAGATACTGCTGAGAATGGTGTTTagattaatatgtaaatatatactgtatactttcTTCTTAGTAACAAGTAAACACACAACTAAAATAAAAGAGGTGAGAAAACTTTTGATCATAGCGATGAGGATTTGTTTGAACCAGCTCTGCAATTCGAATCTCCAGTCACGCctcgtttatttatatagcctgATTGATTAAaagcaagcagctttacagtatttaataaaaaaaaaaaaaaaaatagtgtcagtgtcgcttttgataaaaaaaaattacaacttgaTTTTCTTTTTGGTTTGCACAGATTAAAGCTTGATCTAGCATGACTGTTTGCATCATCCACTGGAATGCCACTCTCTCGTGAACGTGCATACGAGTCCAGTTAGTGGACGCTAGAGATCACGgtttataaagttataaatatggatattttcctTACATAACCGCATCAGTTCACTTCAGAAGGCATTTATTAACCACCCAGATTTGTGAGGATttctttttatgatggatggatgcactttattggaaatctcaacagccattcactgccattagaAGAGacagtaaatgtttttaatataactctgattgtattcgtctgaaagaagaaagttattTACACCtagaatggcttgagggtgagcaaaCCAtggtgtaattttcatttttgtatgaactacccctttaaggatgtttagatatttgtattggaaaacaaaAATACGCGGGAAGATTTCATGctatgactttatgaatttaagactttctgctctaatTTAAGACCTCTTTTAGGCATTTTTAAGACCAGCAGAAAccctgatatgtttttttttaccctgttGATTTGGGGGTGAAATTTGTACCCAGTTTTGTTGTGGATAGGTTTTGTGGGGTACACTGTACTGGTATATATTCTACACAGGCTAATAAGGAGAAGGCTTAAACATCACTTCATTGGTCCCTGTCATGCATCCCTACACACCATGTGAGAAGAAATGAGGCATCTCTTTGACCTAACATGTCAAAGTCTGTAGAGCGCACAACTCTATGAGAGGCTCATACTCTCTTTCAGTGCAACACAATGACATTTACTCCTGCCATTATATAAACAGTTGGATCCAAACTGGAATGGACCAGTTCTCACAGTTCCTTTAATTCAATGGCAATTCCATGCTTTCTTGTCCTCATTTCCTGTTGTGATGGATGGGTGCTGTTCTGGATGACTAGCACAACTTGTTTCCTAAAGGCACTGTAATGCCACAGAGAATAAGTGGCTGCTTGATGACAAAGAACCAAGCCATGCACACTAGTCACTACAAGAACAAAAGGATGTTTTAAGAAGAGCTGTGAGAAAGATATCTGTCTGAGTGTCTACATGTGTCATGGCTAATGTTTTCTCCTCTGTCCGAGCCTCAGGCCTCACCTTTCTCTTCTGATTCTCAGTGTTAATACTACACCatcccacaaacacacagagagctATGGAAACAAACTGGCTATCTATCTTCAATAGACTCCTGTTCTGTGAGTCACGAGTAAAGCTGCTGTTGCTTTTACCTGTTCATAGTTCAGCCGCTGAGCCTCCGAGATCTCTTTTGGCTTTGCGTCAAGGATATAGTCTCCTGATGTGAAggagcaaaagaaagaaagaaaaaggagggTTAGGGAAAACATCTGAGAGACAGTGCACTTACGAAAAACACATGCTCCCAGGTGACACCAGTCTACTCTTCACCTCGTTGTAATTAACAAACTGTCTACACATGCCAGTAAACCAAAAGCAGTAGATATTTACATCCCCGATCTTTCTGTATTTACAGCTTTAGCGGAAATGTCAGTCAATACGGTGACTGGAGCCTACCTGCTTTAGTAGAAGTTTTTATGTCGTTGAGCTACAGTCTTCATCTTTCTTTCCAAATACATGAAACAATTgtgtaattaaatattcaaacagAGGTCATTTAAAGACtgattaacatttatatatgccAGAGAAAGCCGAGCTACAATTGCATTTCGTAGAATTGTTAGTCTGTAGCTATGCATGTATGTTTCAGAGTGACGCAAGGCACGGTGTTCTTTTATTTTAGTAGTATTAAATTGTCTTGTCACGGTCATTCTGTTTGTGCTGTGGAAGCTTCGGTCACCAAAACTAATTCCTTGTATTTGTAAAAGCTCTTTCGGATTCtgattttaaatcacaattttatCAGAAAAATTGCATTTCAATGTTCCCCCAAATCATGCAGCATTCTAAGAAACTAAACTCAAAACAAGAAGTTTGAGAATTCTGTTCAATATTTAGTTTGACCTCTATGCAAGTTTACCATTGTCTTCCTTTTATTGTCCTGTCCAAACTAAATCTCCTGCAGATCTGTGAAAGGGGGCTGGAGCAGAGACGGGGCATCGATGACAGCTGGCAGACATGAGAATATCTGACCCTGGGTTTTGCTCGAATACTGAACCACCTGTCATCCGCCTCATTAACATTCTGAACACACATGCAGCTCTAGGTACAGGAGCAATGCTCCATTAAATCAAGGCCAAATCACAGTAAATAAACCACTCCATTACAGAACAGTCTATTGCTATTGATTCCCACATACCGGTCACCTTTCAAAGCTTTCCAGTGACTTGTCATTGTACTAATAATTTAGTGACACTGAAATACATATTTACACCTGCCATAGTTCAAAACAAAGGAGTTTAGAATGCCGGAGGAAGCCTAGATGTTTCTGCTCTGACAAAACACAAACGTGTGAGAGAAGCGTGAAGCTCGGCGGTTTTCTTTTCAGCCCACTCCCTCAGACTCCCGCTTCCTCTGATTGGTGCCAAGAATGCAGCCCAGCAGAGGCAGGTTCATTTCGGACACTTCACTTATTTCTGCTCTGCAAAAACCCTTCATCTCTCTTTCAGTTCCTCTCCAGCTGATCTCTTCCTCGGTCAAACTCTTTTGTCTCTCCCATTCTTATCAGAAACTCTTAAAAAAGATTCTAAAATTGCTCGCCCTGCTTTACAAACTTCTTTTTTGCGTACTCACTTTATTACATCAAAatgtaaaggaatagttcaaacaaaaataaaagattctGTCATCCTCATCGACTAATGTCGCTCCAAACCAGTTTGAATTTATGGActtttaaagagcaggtcatatgggttttttaaaaaaaacatttttttttttttgcagtttgtaaCGTAGCTATACTTCAGTGTATAAATGGTCTGcaaagtgcatgataaataaggatattgtctctcaaaagtcgACTCTGATCTGCCTTAACAAGTCGTCATATTTTCTAATCTTCTGCCTGTTACCTATATACATCACaaggtaacacatttgcataatcccAGCCTGCCCTCCAAATACGAACACTCTgacctgcccacaaacacttcCGCTAGTTAGTGTTTACAACAGGTCGAGAAGACGCTGTGTTTTCAGTGTTTGCATTGGGCATTCTATCACAGTTCCAACATGcacctcaaataaataaatactaataatgaaTGCAATAAAACTGCTGTCTCATCACGTAAAGTACCACATGCAAAGTTTAAACGTACCACTGAGAAACGTCCTGATCTAGTCGATCTTGCAATGGAGTTTTTTGGTTGAGCATCTCCATCTGTATCATCCTTGGACTTGTAATAGGTAATGTCGATAACATTTTTTGTAAACTTATAGCATCTTTGTTTACAAGCAACCCTCCAGAGCaaaattttttttatggaaataggTGTTTTGTTTTAGACATGTATTGTATACAAAAAGACTAATTACAACAGacttggccagctgaccaatcagagcagagtagggcTTATGGAAGGGAGGGGTTTACAGACCTTACGTTCAGAACTGCTTTGCAcgaatcatttagaaatcattgaaaaattattctaatattaaatGTACATTCTGAGAAaactacaatgttttctgaccttagatgcatttaaacctgttgtaggggactccaacacaatattaggacactttcaaatataatttgacCTGCTCTTTAATATAAAATGACTTTGATTTGGGTCTGTTTGTGTCACAAAGTTAACattagaagacttggaatataacaCACAAGTAAGATAACAACTTTTATGACACTTTTATGGCGATTGTCCAATATGTTTTGAATCTGGAAAGTCTCAGTCTCCATTCATAGTAATTGCATGAAAAAAGAGCAACCAATGCAATTCTTTAAAAATGCTTCTTATGGGTTCAGAACAATAAAGATTTAGGAttttaagacaaaacaaaacttCACCAGGTCTTACAATTTATCCaggcaaccaaaaacactgaaTGACACAAATCAGTCATTAGGCTCAAATTGTTTTGATgctcattaaatatattaaacttcaGTATTACTTTATTGCATCAAACTTTGATTAGGCCTTTATTGTGAAAGAACTGCTTGGGTTACTTGGATCCATATTAAAGCATTCCACAGTGACTGAAATGCACGTCTTGATCAACTCAGGAAAACTGTGCAGTTGCCAAGAGTTTGTTCATGGGCCACTGACTTTGCCTGGAAATGAAACACTAAAAGTGCTGTAAAGTATAGCAGAGAGACAGAGCTAGATAGATGCTGTCTAATGGAGTTAAACAGCTTATTGCACCTAGGGAAGAGAAAAGCAATTTCCAGATGCCTGTGTAGCTAACCATGGATGTCTCATAGAGCATAAGTGAGCAAATGTGAATATACGCTTCTGAATAAATGCAGCTCAAAGCTATGATGGGAGAAACATTCAGAAGGTCAAACGAgcaacaataaatgtaaaatgtgccCAGCTGGCACACTCTTCATCTGTCACGGTTTTTATCTAGGGGATTTCGGTGTCCTATATGTCAGGCATGCTTTAGATCACATGGACGGACATCCTTACAAACAGCTCAGCAATAAGAGGAGTACTTCACAGTGGTCTCCAGGCAGACAGCTGGGAATGGGGTGTGTTGAATGGCCTCAAGCATGTTCAGTGTAGTCAAGTTTTCCAGGCCAAACCGAGTTACTGCAACTACAGGAGGTAATGTTTCCCACCTGAAGCTGCTGTACTCTTGTCACTTCTATCTTATTACACTTTATGCCCTCCCAGTTTATTGCATGTTCAGTCAGGAATGGGGCTgaaatttaatcattttatattcagtaaatacaataataatctATTCTACAGCTTTACTGGATATCAAATTATTAAATTTCAATGAATTCCTAGCTGAATACTGATgaccagtaataataataataataataataataataataataatgatgatgatggttgagcagcagcaaaaaaaaaaaaaaagcagacaaCACAAATAACAATACTCCTTCCTACTTGTCTCTCAGCAAATCCAATACAAATATATCCTACAAGTAATTTAACCAAAGATTATATCTCAATATTCATTGTGtccaaaagttatttattttgtgttattcagTTATTTGGAATAATCTACAAAATATTCTTAAACGGACCATACTTCCATATTTAAATTAGTTCATTTTTTAGATCATTTTTGACATATTCTTTGGTTTATCTCCTGGTAAAATGTTATGAATAGCTGAAAACATACACTAGTAACCACACCTATGTGAGGAATGACATCTGAAGACCACATCCTCTGTGGTCACAGCCACTGCACTTGAGGTTGAACAAGCTTGCAAAGTTCATAAAGTCTACACTTTGCAGAAAGATTTCAAACAAAACACAGTCTGAATCCACTAAAGATTCAACATTTTAGAAATCGCCTGTggtgttcattcattcattcactcacttttatttatatagcactttacatCTACATCTacagaccaaagtgctgtacaatcaAGGAGCActtcattaaaacacacaaattaaAACAACACACATCCTATTAAACAACAAAGACTAGCCCAACCTTTCCACAGCTAAAGAGAAGAAATAGTTTTTGACTaactttaaaagcaatttaaagatGAGACCTCTCTAAGTTCCTGAGGAAGACTATTACAGAGCCTCAGCCCCACAACAGCAAAGGCATGATCCccttttaactttaaatgagtACGAGGGACAGCAAGCAATAACTTGTTACTGGATCTTAGAGACCTAGGCACTTGACGAACAGCAATGAGCTCAGACACATAAGCAGGGGCCATCTTGTGATGCACtgctttaaaaacatataaaagagTTTTATATTGTATCCTGTAGTTCACTGGTAGCCACTTGAGAGAAGCTAAAATAGGAGCGATATGCTAACTTTTCTTAGCGCCCGCCCACTAGCAGCctagctgctgcattctgaacTAATTGCAAGAATGAAATAGTGGTCTGTCAGGACTCCACACACAacacattacaatagtccagacgagacaaaacaaaggcattaATAACCTTCTCTAAGTATTTCCTTGACATAATAGGCTCTAGTCGAGCAAAAGACCTAATCTGGAAAAAACAACTCTTTACTATAGCATTAATGTGCTTGTCAAATTTCCACTTTGGATAGAAGCATCtcctaaatgactaaatgtgtcAAGAGAAACCACTGCACATACATCAACCTCTGAATAACACATTCACAGCTGATCTCTATATACATTTCATACTTGACATTTCTGTAGAGTGTGAGGCAAAATAAAACTGCTTACAACACTCATCATAAGATGTCACAACATTCAAATCCAATCAAACGCTCTCAGGTGACTAACTTTTATTATAGCCTTCAACAGTTGTTGTATTCTCTTTGTGGCAGATACAACCTTCTTTTTCCCTTAACAAGCTGCTTTTACATTCCATCAGTGGTTTTTAAGAGTAGCAGACAGATgctttaaactattaaaaacattttaaatgagttCACAAACATTAATGCAATGTGAGAAGCTGAGGACCAGTCAACGGTCAAACTGCAGTAATGCAACACTTCAGTGTAGCAGGTCAACATGCCACAGTGGAAATAGGGATCTGGAGTCTGTGACATTACAGGAGGACCAGCCCCTGGGTATTTCCCTGATCTGGTGCTGTCCATCACCATTCTGAAAACATATCACATTTACAGGTTTGCCAATGTTTATCAGGCTGTTTATCAAACTCACCAGAGTCTAACTTGACTTACAGTGGGACTTCTTCTCAAACACTTTATGAAGCCACAGAGAAGCTCAGGTTTTCTGTAGAGGTACATGCAGAAGATGTCTAACCAGAGAGTGTGTGTTGAAATTAAACGACACCATCCTATAATTAGGATGACATGACTAGCTTTACATGGTTCTTACTGTAATTTGATGCCCTATAGTGGATAGGTTTAAACTTTTCTTTTTGGGAACGAACTAGCAATTAGTGACTTGAAGCTGTGGGGAGAAACAGCCAAGCATAGCTTTCCCATTATGCTGCTGTCAGTGAGTCCACCATACTTTCTGTGCATCTCTGCCTTGCTTTAGTAGCTtttcaaataaatcaaatctgAAACATTTACCCTGATTTCTGGTGAACCCTTTATTGAATGGATACTGTGCCAAATCAACTAAGCTATGTAAAAGACCCACatttataatgcaaataaaacgCTTACCTAGATATTCCATCAGCTGCTCTGCTGTTATTATCTCCATCATTGGTGGCAGCTTGACCTGTGCCAGAACAAgagaaaaatcattttaaaactagTTTTTAATGAGAACTTGCCTATGGGATATGAGAGACCTCTTTTCCATAAGAAGTAatgttatgtaataaaaatacataagggTTGTGGTAAATAGGCTGCTGTATCAGCATAAATGCACTATGAgaagacatttttatccaaaataaaaactaaacaaaacaacaaccatCCAACCAAGTATCAACTCCAGAAGATGCCAGTGGCTTTTAAAGCAGTCAAAGCTGAAAAACATAGTGCCTCTTTTATCAGGATGAAAGACTGAGCACTGAAATAGCGCCTCATGTGCCTGCCAACTCACGGTCAAAGCCAATAATTAAATGTCATCTTTATAATGCAAATGAGTCTAGTGCTGAAAGCCAGAAGTTATTGGTGTGTTTGTAAAATGACTGTTATGGCTCTACAAATACATGTCAAAGGGGATCTTAGTTAaaaatatggagagagagagagagagagagagagagagagagagagagagagagagagagagagagagagagagagagagagagagagagagagagagagagagagagagagagagagagagagagagagagagagaaatctgaTGGTGAAGACAGAATCCAAACAGAATTTCAAGTCAAACCCAATTAATTCACTAATTTCCACAGTCCAAATAGTACTACAAGACATAAGAGGAAAATATGTATTTCAGTCCTAATCACATTTTATGTCTccacatttttataatttgttttgccAATTATGGACCATAGTTGTACATTAAGTCACATTTACAGAATCAAATAGTGTGGAACAACTGTGTGAATTTTgaggaattatatatatttaataaaatgcatgcattaagtttctttattaaaagttgcatTTTGTTTCACTCTGTTTCATTACTCATTCTTCTTGTTTAGACAATTTTTTAACCATCAGAATCTGGACCTTTTTTGACTGAGGTAATCGCATGCATACAGTTCTATACCTTCACTACATAAagcaaatatattattacaatctatATTATTTGTGTAACATGATGTGAACCTGGCAGCGTTCATGAGAGGGGGCGACCCGCACCACACAGAACAAAACACCCCCGTGAGTGTCAAATAACTCAAAAGTGCTGTTCATGTCTTTCtattacacttttaaataaacGATCAGTGTCTGTATTTAAATGGCAGTGACAAACTGATGTCTCGTGACTAGTGCGTGTAGACAAACACAATCCAATATAAAGTTTCAAAGGACAATTAGAGCACCTGGCAAAACAGCATTTGCACATCTATAACTTGGCTGGTATTGTGGTTGTCATACGAGCAGAATCTCATCTTATTTACCTTCCATGACAATAGCAGGACATTCATAATAGCCAGCAGCGGACACGGGCCGTTCTCGTTCTGTGTGATGATAGGCGTGTTCTCCTCCTTCCACTTGATCCACTTGATGTGGTACAACGACTGACCGGTCACCCTGTCTTTCGGACAGGGGATTTTCGTTCCATCAGCCCCGTATTCAATTGCCAAAGCCAGTCCCTTGTCCTCCAGCCCTTCGCTGATGAGGTCTGAGCTCGGGCAGGAGTTCAGATTGGAGAAGGACTCCAGTGAATCAAAGCTGCGGGACTCTCCCGCGATGCTGGGCTCACTCCCGCTCGGAGGACCCTCGGAAACGATGTGATCGTTTGAATTCGAGCTCGCAGATTTTAATTTGTCCGCACACAAATAAGCAGACTTGGCCAGCTCCGTCGCTTTTTGCGCCCCTCCATCCAAACCGTCCGCCTGCACATTCTTGGCGTCGGGTTGCTCTCCCGTGGGGCTGTTTACTAACTTTGAGATGCCACCCTCTTTATTCCCAGCAGCGGTCATCGACGGTTCGTGTCCCATCCCGTTACTCAGCTGATCCGCTGCACCGGGCGACGGCGTCTGTGGTAAAACGTTCGGCTGTCCGCTTTTGCTCACGGTCTCAGTAGCATCTGATGTCTGTGTGCAGGGTGTAGCATTAGCACCGCTAGCACTTGCACAAGTAGTCAGAGTCTCTCTCTTCTCGCAGACATCTTTCATTCCGCCCACTGTTTTGATGTCCGCGGGTTCTGCGGGGATAGCGGTGCACAGGACACTTCCTCCCGCGTCTCGATGAGGGTTTGCATTCTTCTCCATTTCGTTGAACGCATCGACGACAACCTTTAACTAGATGGCAAGCTCCAGTCTCAGCTCCGACAACGCCATGACATCTCCACCTCTGACGTCACCCCTTCACAGACACTTATGTACCGAGTCCGACTATACACAACCACTGACTGGAGGTGTAATTTAACTagcaacttaaagggatagttcatccagacACAATAATTATATCATCGTCTACTCaccgttttttttgttgttgttccaaACTGTTTCTTACATGAAGCACAAAAGGAGACGTCAGGCAGGACCTCAGACTGATTTAGACTGACAGTCTGAGGCAGAGAAAGTGAATGAGCCTGTCATTCTGCAAAACATCTCTTTTGGTAGTTCACTtgaaaaagaaagtcatagaggtttggaacagcatgggatgagtaaataatgacagaatattaaataatgttatttttagacgAACTATCATGTGGATTAATATATACGACTTCTGAATGACACAATAATTTACCCAATAACAGCATAATAACTATTATATTGGATATTAGTTAGTCTACTTCAAGgttattttaaaggtttaaaatccaaggtttctaaagaaaaaaaaagttttatatgtgTTCTTTGGAGCCCAGTTTACGTCGTTTTATTTAATCTGTATGGCAGCCCTTGAATTTCTTCAGATTTGCACAATAGGCTATCTCTCTGTAACTTTACGTAAAATTTTCTTGTTCTTTAAGTTGTGTTGTCTCTTTGTTTGTGCTGTTATTATCGTTGTTGTTTTGTTCGTGTCCAGATTTTTCCTTTCATAAGCCTAACTGTCTGTCACGTTAATGATATCTCTTTGGATATCATTAATCTTTTGTggatttagaatttagaatttctattcactaaatatatatatatatatatatatatatatatatatcgtgatCACGTGTGAAAGATTGTATGTCTTTCATGAACATCACGCAATATAGGCTAATCCACAGCAAACCGATCTAGTAATGTCTCTCTCCACCGCATGATGGCAACATTGACTAAGATAATGTTAATCATTCTTTGCTCCCTGTACCTGTAAAGATTTACCCACAAAAGTGAGTTAAATGTGACAAACCCTCAATTTAGGAAAGTTCTCGTTTATAAAAGCGATCTGTAATAGACGTTGTATTCTAAAAGTGCAAAAACGTTTATCTTAT
This genomic interval carries:
- the LOC128016969 gene encoding ubiquitin carboxyl-terminal hydrolase MINDY-2 isoform X1; this encodes MEKNANPHRDAGGSVLCTAIPAEPADIKTVGGMKDVCEKRETLTTCASASGANATPCTQTSDATETVSKSGQPNVLPQTPSPGAADQLSNGMGHEPSMTAAGNKEGGISKLVNSPTGEQPDAKNVQADGLDGGAQKATELAKSAYLCADKLKSASSNSNDHIVSEGPPSGSEPSIAGESRSFDSLESFSNLNSCPSSDLISEGLEDKGLALAIEYGADGTKIPCPKDRVTGQSLYHIKWIKWKEENTPIITQNENGPCPLLAIMNVLLLSWKVKLPPMMEIITAEQLMEYLGDYILDAKPKEISEAQRLNYEQNMSDAMAVLHKLQTGLDVNVKFTGVRVFEYTPECIVFDLLDIPLYHGWLVDPQMADIVKAVGNCSYNQLVEKIISCKQSDNSELAGEGFVAEQFLNSTATQLTYHGLCELTSTVEEGELCVFFRNNHFSTMTKFKAQLYLLVTDQGFLTEEKVVWESLHNVDGDGNFCDSEFHLRPPSDPETVYRGQQDQIDQDYLMALSLQQEQQASDLGWEQIPEGISDLELAKKLQEEEDRRASQYYQEQEQAQAAAAAAAQAQGQQPAVDADQVDKVAAAGASAGGAMASPSPGKQPLTGERKPKKEAKDKDKCILL
- the LOC128016969 gene encoding ubiquitin carboxyl-terminal hydrolase MINDY-2 isoform X2, yielding MEKNANPHRDAGGSVLCTAIPAEPADIKTVGGMKDVCEKRETLTTCASASGANATPCTQTSDATETVSKSGQPNVLPQTPSPGAADQLSNGMGHEPSMTAAGNKEGGISKLVNSPTGEQPDAKNVQADGLDGGAQKATELAKSAYLCADKLKSASSNSNDHIVSEGPPSGSEPSIAGESRSFDSLESFSNLNSCPSSDLISEGLEDKGLALAIEYGADGTKIPCPKDRVTGQSLYHIKWIKWKEENTPIITQNENGPCPLLAIMNVLLLSWKVKLPPMMEIITAEQLMEYLGDYILDAKPKEISEAQRLNYEQMADIVKAVGNCSYNQLVEKIISCKQSDNSELAGEGFVAEQFLNSTATQLTYHGLCELTSTVEEGELCVFFRNNHFSTMTKFKAQLYLLVTDQGFLTEEKVVWESLHNVDGDGNFCDSEFHLRPPSDPETVYRGQQDQIDQDYLMALSLQQEQQASDLGWEQIPEGISDLELAKKLQEEEDRRASQYYQEQEQAQAAAAAAAQAQGQQPAVDADQVDKVAAAGASAGGAMASPSPGKQPLTGERKPKKEAKDKDKCILL